One Aspergillus oryzae RIB40 DNA, chromosome 2 genomic window carries:
- a CDS encoding spliceosome assembly protein PRP11 (splicing factor 3a, subunit 2) — translation MDFQNRAGSKFGGGGVASQSATNADRRERLRKLALETIDLDKDPYFFKNHVGSFECRLCLTVHQNDGSYLAHTQGRKHQTNLARRAAREQREGKNQDPSTLPGAMGVQVKKQTIKIGRPGYKITKIRDPLTRQLGLLFQLQYQEITPGVQPRVRFMSAFEQKVDDPPDKNFQYLVVAAEPYQTCGFKLQAREIDRRDGRYWTWFDEDSKEFWVQIMFKTEREERFSGVPGLAPMDPKV, via the exons ATGGATTTCCAG AACCGTGCAGGATCCAAAttcggtggcggtggtgtcgCATCGCAATCCGCGACCAACGCAGACCGTCGCGAGCGTCTTCGCAAGCTCGCTCTTGAGACGATCGACCTGGACAAGGACCCGTACTTCTTTAAGAACCATGTAGGAAGCTTTGAGTGCCGTCTGTGTTTGACGGTTCACCAAAACGATGGCTCTTACCTCGCCCATACCCAAGGCCGCAAGCATCAGACGAACCTGGCTAGACGTGCCGCGAGGGAGcagagagaaggaaagaatcaAGATCCGTCGACGCTGCCGGGTGCGATGGGCGTTCAAGTTAAGAAGCAGACAATCAAGATTGGTCGACCGGGTTACAAGATCACGAAGATCAGGGATCCATTGACGCGACAGCTGGGTTTGCTGTTTCAGCTGCAGTATCAGGAGATTACACCGGGTGTTCAGCCTCGAGTACGGTTTATGTCGGCATTTGAGCAGAAGGTTGATGACCCCCCAGACAAGAACTTCCAGTATCTTGTCGTAGCTGCGGAGCCATATCAGACGTGTGGTTTCAAGCTTCAGGCTCGGGAGATTGACCGCAGGGATGGTCGCTACTGGACTTGGTTCGACGAAGATAGCAAGGAATTCTGGGTTCAGATCATGTTCAAGACCGAACGAGAGGAAAGGTTTAGTGGTGTGCCGGGTCTGGCACCGATGGACCCCAAGGTGTAA
- a CDS encoding uncharacterized protein (predicted protein), with amino-acid sequence MAETADPAGTPGELPKQATEPTDTLAAPTSTSAEYSTFSAVDVSLPPIDKCLPAMDTPIDTTLPPLDPSIPSLPPIDTSLPPIDTTLPATDGGLGTDTNFSFDDTDPKPDDGGLGGPVSTAQVSATPGSNIGEQPGPSPAPDSSWQLPSNGTHSQQLPPLQNQSAQPQSQPQYQQQQPQQQQQQHAPQQQHAPSQQYQPQQPQQQGQMQAQPQSQQYQQQSSDMYHNHQAGSASMNTPSMQTMDHHSSQGQTSHVPQAPIGSPMPPMASVGQYMTGYPNNVGQMGMNSSAQMRYQLPGDPNKMLSGGRHKKEVKRRTKTGCLTCRKRRIKVGVGVGEGNVLWSLRLCRKLCLRLACKKPRHSRCRLLLPTVFLPARQPNPVAFIIVFFPYFFA; translated from the exons ATGGCGGAGACAGCAGATCCTGCAGGCACACCCGGCGAGCTGCCAAAACAGGCCACCGAGCCAACCGATACGCTGGCTGCACCGACGAGCACCTCTGCCGAATATTCTACGTTTTCAGCTGTAGacgtttctcttcctcctatAGATAAATGTCTACCAGCAATGGATACCCCTATAGACACAACGCTCCCACCATTAGACCCGTCAATACCGTCTCTACCGCCAATTGACACATCCTTACCTCCGATAGACACTACCTTGCCAGCTACGGACGGAGGTTTGGGTACAGATACGAATTTCTCGTTTGACGATACGGACCCAAAACCTGATGACGGAGGACTTGGCGGGCCGGTGTCTACTGCACAGGTTTCGGCGACACCTGGTAGTAATATTGGGGAACAACCGGGACCTTCACCTGCCCCCGACTCTTCATGGCAGCTGCCGTCCAATGGTACACATTCGCAACAGCTACCTCCATTGCAGAACCAATCAGCGCAACCGCAATCACAGCCGCagtatcagcagcagcagccgcagcagcagcaacagcaacatgCACCCCAACAGCAGCATGCGCCATCACAGCAGTATCAACCCcagcagccacagcaacaGGGTCAAATGCAAGCGCAACCCCAGTCACAGCAAtatcagcagcagagctCCGACATGTATCACAACCATCAAGCTGGCTCTGCATCGATGAACACACCCTCGATGCAGACAATGGATCATCACTCTTCCCAGGGACAGACGTCGCATGTCCCACAAGCCCCCATTGGATCGCCTATGCCCCCAATGGCTTCAGTAGGCCAATACATGACGGGATACCCGAACAACGTTGGGCAAATGGGAATGAATTCGAGTGCGCAAATGCGATATCAACTACCAGGAGATCCGAACAAGATGCTCTCTGGTGGCAGACACAAGAAGGAGGTCAAGCGCAGAACCAAGACAGGTTGTTTAACATGTCGAAAACGGAGAATTAAG GTTGGGGTGGGCGTCGGGGAAGGAAATGTGTTGTGGTCGCTTCGCTTGTGTCGCAAGCTCTGCCTTCGGCTCGCCTGCAAGAAACCCCGCCATTCACGGTGTCGCTTGTTGTTGCCCACTGTTTTCCTCCCCGCCCGACAGCCCAATCCCGTGGCCTTtattattgttttctttccttatTTTTTTGCGTGA
- a CDS encoding serine/threonine protein kinase CBK1 (NDR and related serine/threonine kinases): protein MPRSPRTPAENEELQRYPERYSENIHKRGKAAKELVNVFFHENIERARDRNMRSTNLDKMIQDPSISKDAKRQEGETIAKKESNFLRFLRTKETPSNFQTIKVIGKGAFGEVKLVQRKTDGKIYALKSLIKTEMFKKDQLAHVRAERDILADSKDNPWLVKLHASFQDSAYLYLLMEFLPGGDLMTMLIKYEIFSEDITRFYMAEIVMAIEAVHKLGFLHRDIKPDNILLDRGGHVKLTDFGLSTGGKKTHDNSYYQNLLKNSTSKDKNRNSGYFNDAINLTVSNRGQINTWRKSRRAMAYSTVGTPDYIAPEIFNGQGYTYLCDWWSVGAIMFECLVGWPPFCAEDTTDTYRKIVNWRECLYFPEELTLSRESEGLIRSFLCDAEHRVGNDGGQFGGATQIKNHPFFRGVVWEQLRNIRAPFEPRLSSNIDVSYFPIDEIPQEDTSAIHRAQARAMPEEQEAEMSLPFIGYTYKAFNAFQNN from the exons ATGCCTCGCAGCCCCCGTACTCCCGCCGAGAACGAAGAACTCCAACGCTACCCAGAGCGATACTCAGAGAATATCCATAAGCGTGGTAAGGCCGCGAAAGAGCTGGTGAACGTTTTCTTCCACGAGAACATTGAGCGTGCGCGCGATCGTAACATGCG TTCAACGAATCTGGACAAGATGATCCAGGACCCGAGTATCTCCAAGGATGCGAAGCGTCAGGAGGGAGAAACTATTGCGAAGAAGGAGTCGAACTTCCTCCGATTCCTCCGGACCAAGGAGACACCGTCGAACTTCCAGACTATCAAGGTTATTGGAAAGGGTGCATTCGGTGAGGTTAAGCTTGTGCAAAGGAAGACCGACGGCAAGATCTATGCGCTCAAGTCTTTGATCAAGACTGAGATGTTTAAGAAGGATCAGCTGGCTCACGTTCGCGCCGAACGTGATATCTTGGCTGACTCCAAGGATAACCCATGGCTTGTGAAGTTGCACGCTTCGTTCCAGGACTCCGCATACCTCTACCTGTTGATGGAGTTCTTACCTGGTGGTGACCTGATGACCATGTTAATCAAGTACGAAATTTTCTCCGAAGACATTACTAGATTCTACATGGCAGAGATTGTGATGGCTATCGAAGCAGTCCACAAACTAGGCTTCCTTCATCG TGATATTAAGCCTGACAATATTCTTCTCGACCGTGGTGGTCATGTTAAGCTTACCGATTTCGGTCTCTCGACTGGTGGCAAGAAGACTCACGACAATTCGTACTATCAAAACTTGTTGAAAAATTCTACCTCCAAGGATAAGAACCGTAACTCGGGATACTTTAACGATGCGATTAACCTGACGGTATCAAACCGTGGCCAAATTAATACCTGGAGAAAGTCCCGTCGAGCCATGGCTTATTCAACGGTTGGCACGCCTGACTACATTGCGCCTGAAATCTTCAACGGCCAAGGATATACTTATCTTTGCGATTGGTGGTCAGTCGGTGCCATCATGTTTGAATGTCTTGTGGGATGGCCACCTTTCTGTGCCGAAGACACCACCGATACCTACCGGAAGATCGTGAACTGGAGGGAGTGTCTCTACTTCCCTGAAGAGCTTACTCTTTCCCGCGAATCCGAGGGCTTAATCCGAAG CTTCCTTTGTGACGCAGAGCACCGTGTTGGCAACGACGGCGGCCAATTCGGTGGTGCCACACAAATCAAGAACCATCCGTTCTTCCGTGGTGTTGTTTGGGAGCAGCTTCGCAATATTCGTGCTCCATTCGAACCTCGATTGAGCTCCAATATTGACGTGTCATACTTCCCTATTGACGAAATTCCTCAGGAAGATACCAGTGCTATCCATCGTGCTCAGGCCCGTGCCATGCCCGAGGAACAGGAGGCTGAAATGAGCCTTCCGTTTATCGGATACACATACAAGGCATTCAATGCCTTCCAGAACAACTGA
- a CDS encoding D-mandelate dehydrogenase-like dehydrogenase (glyoxylate/hydroxypyruvate reductase (D-isomer-specific 2-hydroxy acid dehydrogenase superfamily)), producing MALSNTKPKVLLLGKIIHAHTTWQSLSDIAELVEPTATNRAEFIQECKDGKLDGVVAAYRTFDSVSITGLVDEEVVNALPSSLKYLAHCGAGYDQVDVHACSARSPPIRVSNVPTAVDDATADVNMFLIIGALRNFNTGMLALREGKWRGQPLPALGHDPEGKVLGILGMGGIGRNLKKKADAFGMKVIYHNRRQLTEELAGGADYVTFDELLAKSDVISLNLPLNKNTRHIIGKPEFDKMKDGVVIVNTARGAVIDEAALVDALDSGKVYSAGLDVFEEEPKIHPGLVRNPNVMLVPHMGTWTVETQTAMEEWAMENVRLSIETGKLKSPVPEQVDL from the exons ATGGCTTTATCCAATACTAAACCCAAGGTTCTGCTCCTGGGAAAGATCATCCA CGCACATACAACATGGCAATCCCTGAGTGATATCGCGGAACTAGTCGAACCAACCGCAACCAACCGTGCTGAGTTCATCCAAGAATGTAAAGACGGCAAGCTCGACGGCGTAGTCGCCGCATACCGCACCTTCGACTCAGTGAGTATCACAGGCCTGGTAGATGAGGAAGTAGTGAACGCCCTTCCAAGCTCGTTGAAGTACCTAGCCCACTGCG GCGCCGGATACGACCAAGTCGACGTTCACGCTTGCAGCGCTCGCTCACCCCCCATCCGTGTCTCAAATGTCCCCACAGCTGTCGACGATGCCACCGCTGACGTAAATATGTTCCTTATCATCGGAGCTCTCCGCAACTTCAACACGGGCATGCTCGCCCTGCGCGAAGGCAAGTGGCGCGGACAACCGCTCCCTGCCCTGGGCCATGACCCCGAGGGCAAAGTGCTGGGCATTCTGGGAATGGGCGGTATTGGCCGaaacctgaagaagaaggccgacGCGTTCGGCATGAAAGTCATCTACCATAACCGGCGACAGTTGACGGAGGAGCTCGCCGGTGGTGCTGATTATGTGACGTTTGACGAGCTGTTGGCAAAGAGTGATGTGATCAGTTTGAACTTGCCTTTGAAT AAAAACACCCGCCACATCATCGGCAAGCCCGAATTCGACAAGATGAAGGATGGTGTCGTCATTGTGAACACTGCCCGTGGTGCCGTTATCGATGAAGCAGCCCTCGTTGACGCTCTGGACAGCGGCAAGGTCTACTCTGCCGGTCTGGATGTCTTTGAGGAAGAACCCAAGATTCATCCTGGTCTGGTCCGGAACCCCAATGTGATGCTGGTTCCCCATATGGGTACTTGGACTGTTGAG ACTCAAACCGCCATGGAAGAATGGGCTATGGAAAATGTGCGCTTGTCGATTGAAACTGGGAAGCTGAAGAGTCCTGTTCCCGAACAGGTTGATCTATAG
- a CDS encoding putative C6 finger domain protein (predicted protein) → MASVQNAVEGGLQPTVNPANTTTSSDPTSFRVKQVQISDLLALRGIPPPPPHPITTIQPNRLEEIKAVFLATYAPAIDKFFETRWFQDTALTHLLANAQLMAEYSALIEAFNDQNLSDPNVIARLESFEASVVWSSMTLCRHVMNVSNGSHGQDYDLLAASKRLDVIESMITGEHLDSNPLSQFPPRDPPTNPPGLSDQLAQRSLDFWCAIGHFLTLHDNEASSAKEIDDTLGRCRTLLDTFENRDVIYSIAIARHLGQRWADFPRSFPQPITTNEKDAGAKLYVAQKFLEQEAGGKGTTQVIKRICGMVVRSWFVSRE, encoded by the exons ATGGCCAGTGTACAGAATGCTGTAGAGGGTGGCTTGCAGCCGACTGTCAATCCAGCGAACACCACGACATCGTCGGACCCTACAAGCTTCAGAG TGAAACAAGTCCAAATTAGCGATCTTCTGGCGCTGAGAGggattcctcctcccccaccccATCCTATCACTACTATTCAACCGAACCGTCTagaagaaatcaaagccGTCTTCCTTGCCACATATGCTCCTGCCATTGACAAGTTCTTCGAGACGCGTTGGTTCCAGGATACGGCTTTGACTCACCTTTTGGCCAATGCCCAGCTTATGGCCGAGTATTCGGCGTTAATCGAGGCTTTTAACGATCAGAACCTCAGTGATCCGAATGTCATCGCACGGCTAGAAAGCTTTGAAGCGTCCGTGGTTTGGAGTTCTATGACATTGTGTCGTCATGTTATGAATGTATCGAATGGAAGTCATGGCCAGGATTATGATTTACTAGCCGCTTCGAAACGACTGGATGTTATTGAGTCCATGATTACAGGCGAACATCTGGACTCGAATCCCTTATCCCAGTTTCCTCCCAGGGACCCGCCCACAAATCCCCCCGGTCTCTCAGATCAGTTAGCGCAACGATCGCTGGATTTTTGGTGCGCAATTGGCCACTTTCTTACTCTTCATGATAACGAGGCTAGTTCAGCCAAAGAGATTGACGATACTCTTGGCCGTTGCCGCACGCTGTTGGATACGTTTGAAAACCGTGATGTGATCTATTCAATTGCTATCGCGCGTCATCTCGGACAGCGCTGGGCAGATTTTCCGCGCAGCTTCCCGCAGCCCATCACAACGAACGAGAAGGATGCCGGGGCTAAACTCTACGTTGCCCAAAAGTTTCTCGAACAGGAAGCGGGTGGGAAAGGCACCACACAAGTCATCAAACGTATTTGCGGCATGGTGGTGCGTTCCTGGTTCGTATCACGGGAGTAA
- a CDS encoding Tim22-complex subunit TIM54 (predicted protein), translated as MPNFRLKLPSRNWMIFLTVTGSFTAALVYDRKQKKRAQQKWCDLVAHLSKESLPVDQTRRKLTVFLSAPPGDGLRVAREHFKEYVKPILVAAALDYQVIEGRREGEIRAGLAERIRKFRRKSGEPSTVVEETGIEEVVADAREKIGVVEEPVPKGDLIIGRNTWKEYIRGLHEGWLGPLDPPQPPLSTDVPSPSEGAETNGSPDDTPTAENSEKKEEPEKKDEKPSKPTGPTPAYITPADYSSQSLPRSLPQSLDGSVPIQFPHILGFLNTPIRIYRYLNQRYLADSVGREVAGIVLASTTRPYSDGSFSTDSELTPAGIDGAPASDNLLGGNYEQKTLLEEEEKDWHKSAHKKDEANPDKEREWVDSVVLDPRIAARMQRYVLSPEDEARSQRIAEGAEYILGEERPTPVPFWQRMWIKYGYGEDEETLKRKPIIGNIDGEDDQ; from the coding sequence ATGCCTAACTTCCGTCTCAAACTTCCTTCCCGCAATTGGATGATCTTTCTCACAGTAACCGGCTCTTTCACCGCTGCCCTGGTCTATGACCGCAAACAGAAGAAGCGCGCACAACAAAAATGGTGTGACCTGGTAGCGCACCTCTCAAAGGAGTCTCTCCCAGTTGATCAAACACGGCGGAAACTCACAGTCTTTCTGTCGGCCCCTCCTGGCGATGGTCTCCGCGTTGCCCGTGAGCACTTTAAAGAATATGTCAAGCCCATACTGGTCGCCGCGGCTTTGGACTACCAGGTGATCGAAGGACGGCGAGAAGGCGAGATTCGGGCCGGGCTTGCGGAGCGAATTCGCAAGTTTAGAAGGAAGTCTGGCGAGCCAAGCACTGTGGTGGAAGAAACTGGCATTGAAGAGGTCGTTGCGGATGCCCGGGAGAAGATCGGAGTGGTAGAGGAACCAGTTCCCAAGGGCGATCTGATTATCGGACGTAATACCTGGAAAGAGTATATCCGAGGTCTCCATGAGGGCTGGCTTGGACCACTCGACCCTCCCCAGCCGCCTCTTTCGACAGATGTGCCGTCACCTTCCGAGGGAGCAGAGACCAATGGCTCTCCAGATGACACCCCTACCGCAGAGAActccgagaagaaagaggaacctgagaagaaggatgagaagcctTCTAAGCCTACCGGCCCGACCCCAGCATACATCACTCCTGCCGACTACTCGTCGCAAAGCCTCCCACGATCTCTCCCACAGTCCTTAGACGGCTCCGTTCCGATCCAATTTCCTCACATTCTGGGATTCTTGAACACTCCTATCAGAATCTACCGATACTTGAACCAACGCTACCTCGCTGATAGCGTCGGACGAGAGGTTGCTGGCATCGTTCTCGCCTCGACCACCCGGCCATACAGCGACGGTTCATTCAGCACAGACTCCGAACTTACCCCAGCGGGTATCGACGGCGCTCCGGCCTCCGACAACCTCTTAGGTGGAAACTACGAACAAAAAACCCTTctcgaagaggaagaaaaggactGGCACAAATCCGCGCACAAGAAGGACGAGGCGAACCCTGATAAGGAACGCGAGTGGGTGGACTCTGTCGTTCTGGATCCCCGCATCGCAGCCCGGATGCAGCGCTACGTCCTTTCCCCCGAAGATGAAGCCCGCTCGCAACGGATTGCCGAGGGCGCAGAATACATCCTTGGTGAGGAACGGCCCACACCGGTTCCTTTCTGGCAGCGCATGTGGATCAAATACGGATAcggcgaggacgaggaaacCCTCAAGAGGAAGCCTATTATCGGAAACATTGACGGAGAGGACGACCAGTGA
- a CDS encoding putative formin binding protein (predicted protein): protein MGVAIPDEYRGDMALAGEWQTVSEKVIGADGEKTGPSLGVRKRKHEGDEEEEEAKREAERFVSKGWGSRTREYPGAQDDADLDALLESTKDVKKAKPSTAEATPKENDKEAADVPSKGEGDSAAADSEQMPQTEKEQSEAAAVPPAPMAKSEPEEASTGVIFKKPIA from the exons ATGGGTGTTGCAATTCCAGACGAGTATCGTGGTGATATGGCCCTAGCTGGGGAGTGGCAGACGGTTTCTGAGAAAGTGATTGGTGCGGATGGAGAGAAGACGGGTCCTTCGCTTGGGGTTCGCAAGCGCAAGCATGAgggggatgaagaagaagaggaggctaAACGGGAGGCGGAAAGGTTTGTTAGCAAGGGTTGGGGGTCGAGGACTCGGGAGTATCCTGGTGCGCAGGACGATGCGGATTTGGATGCCCTTTTGGAGTCTACGAAGGATGTcaagaaagcaaagcctTCGACTGCTGAAGCGACTCCTAAGGAGAATGATAAGGAAGCTGCCGATGTCCCGTCTAAAGGCGAGGGTGactctgcagctgcagattcGGAGCAGATGCCGCAAACTGAAAAGGAACAGTCTGAAGCCGCTGCTGTGCCTCCTGCGCCTATGGCTAAGAGTGAGCCAGAAGAAGCGAGTACAGGCGTCATTTTTAAGAAGC CTATTGCTTAG
- a CDS encoding putative tubulin-specific chaperone (beta-tubulin folding cofactor E), giving the protein MDSTGCVNQRRSYNGELCTIRYAGKVAGTTGEWLGVEWDDPTRGKHSGEHQGVRYFTCKSKNPTAGSFVRPSRAADKPRSFLEALREKYASEFEEEAARRKLGDAASGDSLHKPIAISGKIVEEVGFDKIRKQLAELQELKIVLLDGLRVAGVLAHEGSAEQFQSACKEIEQTCPKIVELDLSRNLLNRWRDVASICDSLKRLKTLKLNGNRMDPPVGEGLRFERITELQLDDTLLSWDEISALTYQFSSLTTLIASANQISYISSPLSSTITTLTLEDNEISSLSSLRQLVSLDSLSCLSLRGNRINKIYESSPDEASPLRFSKNLQSVDLSRNRIDNWLFVNQLSLVFPGLQTLRISGNPLHDQSVGPSIVTGLPEKTMTIDEAYMLTLSRIASLKMLNYGTITEKDRSNAELYYLSLIGKELSAFPESAAREILPKHPRYSELCEIYGEPVIRRATALTGSGVAVNPRSVAARLLRIAFCLRRELPNPGNSVMNQDNALKEEVKVKEIPRSFDTYQVKAIVSRLFDLAPYEFRLIWETDELDPVSKQNIDDEDGWDSEDESINPSEPRNSSAFVKREVELVDGTRDIGFLFQSDLTEARIRVEVATQSYVEHRNM; this is encoded by the exons ATGGATTCAACAGGCTGTGTGAATCAACGGCGATCCTATAATGGTGAACTATGCACCATTCGCTACGCGGGGAAAGTTGCAGGTACCACCGGCGAATGGTTAGGCGTGGAATGGGACGACCCAACACGGGGGAAGCACTCTGGAGAGCATCAAGGAGTGAGATATTTTACAT gcaaaagcaaaaaccCCACTGCAGGGTCGTTTGTGCGTCCGTCTCGAGCTGCGGACAAACCCAGAAGCTTTCTAGAGGCTCTGCGTGAGAAGTATGCATCTGAgtttgaagaggaagccgccAGGAGAAAGCTTGGTGATGCTGCCTCCGGTGATTCTCTACACAAGCCAATTGCAATCAGCGGCAAGATtgtagaagaagttggttTCGACAAAATCCGAAAACAACTTGCAGAGCTGCAAGAGCTGAAGATCGTTCTCTTAGATGGGCTACGGGTCGCAGGAGTCCTTGCTCATGAGGGTAGCGCAGAGCAATTCCAGTCAGCTTGCAAAGAGATTGAGCAGACCTGCCCTAAGATCGTCGAGCTTGATCTCAGTCGAAATCTTCTGAATCGTTGGCGTGATGTTGCAAGTATATGTGACTCACTCAAGCGCCTAAAAACATTGAAGTTGAA TGGAAACAGAATGGATCCCCCTGTTGGGGAAGGCTTGAGATTCGAGAGGATTACGGAGCTCCAGTTGGATGACACACTTCTCTCTTGGGATGAG ATATCAGCTCTCACATATCAATTTTCGTCCCTAACTACTTTAATCGCCTCGGCTAATCAGATTTCATATATCTCATCACCCCTCTCGAGCACAATCACAACATTAACCTTGGAGGATAATGAAATCTCCTCTCTATCTTCCCTCAGACAACTCGTGTCCCTGGATAGTTTGAGCTGCCTTTCACTACGCGGAAATCGAATTAATAAGATTTATGAATCCAGTCCAGACGAAGCATCCCCTCTACGGTTCTCAAAAAACCTTCAGTCGGTCGATCTATCCAGGAATAGAATCGACAATTGGCTTTTCGTCAATCAACTGTCACTGGTATTCCCCGGGCTACAAACTCTGCGCATATCTGGGAATCCCCTCCATGACCAATCTGTGGGCCCATCAATAGTCACTGGGTTGccagagaagacaatgacaataGACGAGGCCTATATGCTAACTCTTTCTCGAATTGCCTCTTTGAAAATGCTCAACTATGGTACAATAACAGAAAAGGATCGCAGCAATGCAGAGCTCTATTACCTCTCTCTCATTGGCAAGGAATTATCTGCTTTTCCGGAAAGCGCAGCGCGAGAGATCCTCCCAAAGCACCCCAGATACAGTGAACTTTGCGAAATATATGGGGAGCCTGTGATTAGGAGAGCTACAGCGTTGACAGGGTCAGGGGTTGCTGTGAATCCACGGTCTGTTGCTGCGCGATTGTTGAGGATAGCGTTCTGCTTACGCCGAGAACTACCGAACCCAGGCAACTCAGTCATGAATCAAGACAATGCTCTAAAGGAGGAAGtcaaggtgaaggagatacCCCGATCCTTTGATACCTACCAAGTTAAGGCCATTGTTTCTCGTCTGTTTGACCTGGCGCCTTACGAGTTCAGACTGATTTGGGAGACGGACGAGTTGGACCCCGTCAGCAAACAGAATATAGATGATGAGGACGGATGGGACAGCGAAGATGAGAGTATCAATCCATCGGAGCCAAGAAATAGCTCCGCATTCGTCAAAAGAGAGGTTGAGCTTGTGGATGGTACGAGGGATATTGGGTTCTTGTTCCAGTCTGATCTTACTGAGGCGAGGATCAGAGTGGAAGTAGCGACTCAGTCCTACGTTGAACATAGAAATATGTGA